Genomic DNA from Etheostoma cragini isolate CJK2018 chromosome 7, CSU_Ecrag_1.0, whole genome shotgun sequence:
CCTCACTCTgcgggagaaaaaaaagggaaaaagtcaaaGACAAGGCGGATGTGCAAAACTCCAAAATGCAAAAGACAAACAGTTCAGAGACTAATTCACTAACAATTTACCTTCTTCACAGCAAAAATgttgacttgtcatagcaggaaaagcacagctgaaattgataaccttaacGATGGCTTAATTCCATCAAATGTCCCAGTAAGCTATTTCTTTcggcctctcctaagtggaatgcagccatcattaatgatTTTGAATACACCTGTGGTTTTCCAACTATGACATGCCAACATGTCTGCCATATGCCATGTCTGCTCTACAGAAATACAATCATTAATTACAAATATCATTGttgcagcaataaaacataCCTCTATGTAATGTAGCACCTCTCGGAAAATTGAGCGCTGTTTCCGCCGGTCGTTCTTGGCTCGGTGCTTGTTGCTATCTGTGGCTAAGCTCTTTAGACATTGAGACAGACCTTCATTGTCCTCCACCTCAAATTCCTACACACACAAGTTACATTATTGTAGCAcagaaatataacaataaaaccagAAACAAACTTAAACCGTAGATATGAGTATAATGGTAAAATCAGTATGCACAACATTTGTTTATGTGCCTGCTCCCTcaggggagtgtgtgtgggggggggggggtgtgcgtgtgtgtgtgtgtacctcgtCTATATCTCGTCCCAGCTCCACCAGCAGGGCGATGGTCTCTCCCACTGCTATCCTGTAGTTGACGTCACTGCTCTGCAGACACGCCTGCAGTTTGGGGAGGTGACTACAGGGAGGGCAGAGGGAGAGACTCACTGTTGGTTACACTAGTAGTCACCGTTAATTACTTTTTACTCTAGCAACATTATCATCTAAATGAAGCTGAACTGAACTAAACGGTAGGATAACTATACTTCTTAGTCCCCACTGCTGCATCCATTGGTTTAGAGTTTTTCTTATGAACACATGTTTCACTCACAGGTCAAGAAGCACAGTCAGTCTAGATGTAGGGCAGAGGGTGACCAGCAGTGACCAGGCCTGCAGGGCGGCGCTGTGGAGGCCTGGACTGCCAGGTTTGGGTGTGGGCAGCGTTCCGTCTCTGTTGGGGTAGGAAGACATGAACACGCTCTCCAGAAGCGCTAACGACTTGATCAAATCCTGGTGGAGGATCAAGTGTGGAGGGGTTGAGGGGGGAAAAATAGGCAGAGAAAATGTGATGTGGAATGAGAAAGACATACAACTATTGTTAAGCTGTTGCCATATCATGAATTAATATCCCAGATACTAATAGATAATACAGCCTTGGACCAAGAGCCACTTTCGATTGTCGTTAGATATACTTTGGTTTATGCATTAGGTGTAGAGGTCAAAcagtcaaatattttttttgtggtgccaATATTTCCCCATACCAGCCTAGCAAGAATTATAAGTTTCAGACGTTAAGAGCAAATTGTTCTTACCTCTCCTTCTTCAGCGGTAGAGACATAACAGCACAGCCCCAAAGCTCTGGCACACTGATGGGGACACATGCAATACATTCAAATAACCAGGCAGACAAAGGGAAGCTGTAATTCCCCTaatgcaaacattaaaaaacagaacaccATTGCAATAGAGTTGCTACCGTGATCctaatgcaattttattttcaaataaccTTGTCAACCCTTAAGCTGTTATTCTGTCCTGGTTTATAAATATTCTCTGTGCATAAAAAACCTATACAGTGATAAATAACCTGGTTAATATATGGTCTATAAGCtggcaacaaaaaataaaaatgactataTATTTTGTGCACATGGGGCGACCACTAGCTCATCCACTAAGAgtgtgcaccccatgtaggctgagttcTTGGCAGCGGCCCCGGTTCGATTCGGACCCGCGGCCATCACTCAGTCCTATTGGCCTGTATTTGTTGCTGCAGAGCTCCTAAATCTGCGAGTCCAAAAAGCCTTCTGTTAATGGCACTGGCTAATGTTACGTTTCTATGTCTTCAGTTGGTTTCGAAAGTTGACACAGTGGGCAGAAAATAGTCACGTTGCTGATTGAGATTTAAGCTGCAGTCCATGTGACTTTTTTCTGAggtttatactgtatgtgactaCTCACACTCTGGCGGGCTGCTATGCTGGCAGTGTTGTCAATCAGAATGGCGGTGAAGATGGGGCGAAGCAACTTGAAGCCCTCCTCTGCCTCGTCTCCACCCCCAAGCTGGATACAGAGCAGGGTGAAGACTGTGGCCGCTGCTGCCTGCTCCTCCACACCGCCTGGAGGgaaaatactgtttttatttgtttatttgtctgcAGTTTGTTATTGACTGTTTTCTGCTCCACTTTGGGAAATAgagaatgattttttttctgtactagCAGTTCAGGTAAGACAAAACAGGGCTCCAGACTAAATTTTACTAGGAGCATTGTAGCCcctaagaaaaaaaatgtagatgcaCAAGCAGAAAATGTAGGGGCGCACAACTTAAATCGACCTTCAGTTTTTCCCATTTCCCCTAACTGTTCTACTGATAAATGCTTTGGTAATGAATACTTAAACTCCaatgtgctgttttattttagttcacagtcacatttttattgaatggtcattaacacatgcacattcagaaatgtaaacaaagtattattattgtcaGTGTACTGTACTATTGCCTCATACAgaatctccctccctcctctgtctctttttttgtttacactgaAATAATCATATCTAAGGTGTTTAAACTTCCATGGAACGGGGAGTATCTAACCTCACTACGTATCTAACACCCAGTGTGGGAAATATTGAGTTATGagggagccagagagagagacgctcACAACACTCACACAAGCACCGTTTGTTTTCACGTGGTAAATAGTTATACATTTAGCAtctatgtgtattttatttctttcataGAAGCAGTCTCCACTCTCTGCTGTCACATTTCTACCTCTTTCACCCAAGTGAGAAAGCAGTTCAGCCGTGTGTGGCAAATTTCTAAGCTGAcgtttaaaaatgcaaataaaacagtaaatgcACTACAGGACTGCCAAGGTCTATCAACACAGCTCTGCCGACAGGAAGTGCATGCAAAATGGGTTGAGATGTAAACAAagtgagggaaagagaggagggcCAACGGGACCTACGAGTTACTCGAGGGTCTCGCTTTTGCAACCAGTAGTGGCGTTGCTTTTAGCGCATGCATGTTAGTGGCCGTAAAAAATGTAGGTATTTCATTTCCTTTAAACAGCATAATGTAATACAACTTTGTTTCATCAACTGAAACACACTTACCTTTTTTAAGGCTTCTTTCCAGGCAGTCGCTGATAGTGAGGCGTCTCTCTGTCAGGAAGTCGTAGAACACTCTGGAGCAGAAGGCCTGTCGCAAGGACTCGAGACCTGCTAGACGCGTCTTAGTGCTGAGCAAGACACACAAACGGAGACAAGAAGCAAGAACAGGACCAAGGTTGGGGTTAATAGGAAGATTCTTTGTAACATCACTTCCTGCAATATCAATTATGGCCTGGTGTTGCACAGCACACTTCCTGTATATTCCTGACATTTCCAATTTTCATTACTGATAGTGACTgtacaaaagtttaaaaaaaaaaatacataacctCACCTCTTATCCATCAGGTTGTCTATACACTGCTTAAGTTTATCTTCCGTTTCCTCCTGGGCAGTCTGCTCATCCAGCTGCTCTCCTCCTGTGTTTGGCaagtcaacacacacatgatTTTGTTGAATGGAAGCTTTAGTTTAGGGGAACTCACACAAGCTTTACTGTCACACCGCAAAAACCGCTGGCTGCATTAATTTCCTTTGGTGTATGTTAGCAGTTTTTTGGCTATTAGCAACAATAAACAGGATTCTAAAAAGCATGCAAATAAATTATCTGCATTTATGCACAAACCTGTGCCTTCTTCCAGCACAGAGGTGCTTTCACTGGCACTGCTGCAATGGCTGAGAATATCAGACGTCAGGTCATCATCACTGGCCCCGGACTCTCCTTTCACCccatttttaaaacctaaagaaagaaaaaaacagatgggGAAATAGTGAAACAAGGCAATGGTTAAGGAGGGGGCGGCGGTTATAAAGACAGAGGTGGGAAAGGAGAGACAAAGGATAGTGTTAAATTTACATGGAGgagaaatatttataaaaattcaAAACTCACACTTGGAATCTCAGTTAACACATAAGCTCTGACTTTTAGGTTATGTCAAAGAAGCAAATTTGGATGAGTAACCCCTTAATCATGATTGATGAGTTATCAAAAGCAAGTCTGAAAAGGGATTTAGAATCAGCTGACCTGGAGAATGATGAGCATCTCTATCGTGACAGACAGTCAGGCATGATGAGGACTGACAACACTGCTAGTGGTTGTTATGAcagagtacaaaaaaaaacttgtaagaagaagaggaaatgaTGAGCAACCTTAGgccaaaaaaatatttaaaagtttcCTCAGAAACCACAGTGTTGTTGGTCAAATAAAATGTCCTCCCTTAATTGTCCAGAATATTGCTTTGTTGCAAACTCACCAATGTGCAATATCCAGAAGTGCAAGGTTTAATCTCTCTACTGTTTTAATATACATAACATctctttttattaaaagtacTATGTCAATTCTATGTTAATTTGAGGCATTTTGTTGGATGCACTTGCATAGTGCAATGTCGTGACAGAAAGTGTTTTTAACAGCCAGTTATGATCTCAGAACATTGTAAAGAGTGGTCAAAATGAACGCTGGTTAACTGCATGTGAAATAATAAACATTACTAAAATTAAATCAGAATTTGACTGATTTGAGGCCATTTCCCAGCAGTGACTAATAGCAGGTTAGGGAAGTTGACTGTAGGCTTACTCTGCTCAGCTGTCCATCTTTGTCAGTAACTGTGCACCAGTAGAGTTCTTCTTATACAGAGGGCACACTAACACATAGACCCACCCACAGTAATGAATGGCATTGGTACCAGACGGTTATTAGTGTTTTACTGATTCTGCCCTGTGTGTATGACAAAGAGTGTGTCCGTTTGAGTCTGAACACAACAGGGTTTAAGAGCCAGGcaggctaagctaagctaacccaCAGGTTCCTGCTGGCTCAGGACTTTCTACTGTTGGTAGGATTACTGTAGACCAGAGTGgccattcatttattcattcattccgCGTGTACGATCCAGAATGGTCAGActatctgtgtgcgtgtgtattttCATGTTCAGGTCAACCAGGACAGGCGAGGTAATTCAGAGGTCACTTTTAGTGTTATAGCAATGCAACATGGAAGTTGTAGAGTTACTTTCTCAGTGAAAACATTATTAATCGTAGACTACCTGTAAAAGCATCTTGTTCTTTTATTCCACTCTGCTTTACAATATGTAACTCATTTGGGGAGAAAGTTAGCTTAAGCCACAAGCtgctgatttttgttgttgatgtggcTGACAAAATCGCCACTGTGTTCCAGACTTATTTAAAGGCTCTTCTGTATTCTTCTGAAATTGATATTGTGGGAGAAATAAGAGATAGTAgcagtaaaatgtattaaacttgTTTGGGCACTGTAGCTTTGACAGTACACGTTACAGTTGGCTGTTGCTTGTGCAGTATTTTACAGTTGAGCTGACTGGTTAACAGCTGGATAATTGCTCAAGCCAAAACTGTACTGTATAGTAGATGCATGTTGTGTTCCTATTACGCACCATCTtatacacccacacacctcCGTTATGGCAAGTGTGAGCTCCCTGCCGCGAATCACGTGTCGTCTCCACTTTGCCACTTTATGCTTAGATAGCAATCACTCAAACAGCACCAACAGTCGGTCGCTGAGGAAAAGAATCTGCCGACGGACGAATCACAAGTCCAAGACAAACGGGTGGGAGCTTATTTTAGTCCCCTGGCCATGGCCTTGTGGTACAGTCTGAAAGACTAACTTAACTTGTGTTCTCATTGAAAGCTATTTCCTCTTTACAACTGTACAAACGTGGCATTGGATCCCACCAATTTTGCTGTATGTAAAGATTTGTAGAATGTTACAGATTTTAACTTTCAACTAATAAATTGCACAtaaggctgggcgatatggagaaattcaaatatcacaatatttttgaccaaataccaaGGTAGCCATACCGCAAAaatgttgtagtgttgactactgGTGCtgtcacaaaatatttacacaagaagatttttgataagtaatcagaagtaatgtggatataatgcaTAACTGAGTAAAGGCAAATATcaaaacagttacaacagtctattaagttcagaaaattacattactttactgtaatgcagcctttaaaaccaggaaaagacaatacttatgccatacaatattcaaaatctaagacgatatctagtctcatgtcacgattgatataatatcgatatattatACTTGTAcacatattcaaaaaataaacatggcaGCAAGGCAATAAGTAAGGCAATGAGGGATGAGAAAGCAACGAAGAGTAATAAGGACACAATTGCAAAGATAA
This window encodes:
- the ifrd2 gene encoding interferon-related developmental regulator 2 isoform X1, translating into MPRSKKGKRGSGKPGCLRQEVLQLQLSAKASLKGFKNGVKGESGASDDDLTSDILSHCSSASESTSVLEEGTGGEQLDEQTAQEETEDKLKQCIDNLMDKSTKTRLAGLESLRQAFCSRVFYDFLTERRLTISDCLERSLKKGGVEEQAAAATVFTLLCIQLGGGDEAEEGFKLLRPIFTAILIDNTASIAARQSCARALGLCCYVSTAEEGEDLIKSLALLESVFMSSYPNRDGTLPTPKPGSPGLHSAALQAWSLLVTLCPTSRLTVLLDLHLPKLQACLQSSDVNYRIAVGETIALLVELGRDIDEEFEVEDNEGLSQCLKSLATDSNKHRAKNDRRKQRSIFREVLHYIESEDFTEEKIQFGMESVYIDGWMRRRIYDAFKEILESGVRHHLQFNPLLRDIFGLGPPLILDATVKGNKISRFEKHLFNSAAFKARTKQRNKVRDKRADVM
- the ifrd2 gene encoding interferon-related developmental regulator 2 isoform X2, giving the protein MPRSKKGKRGSGKPGFKNGVKGESGASDDDLTSDILSHCSSASESTSVLEEGTGGEQLDEQTAQEETEDKLKQCIDNLMDKSTKTRLAGLESLRQAFCSRVFYDFLTERRLTISDCLERSLKKGGVEEQAAAATVFTLLCIQLGGGDEAEEGFKLLRPIFTAILIDNTASIAARQSCARALGLCCYVSTAEEGEDLIKSLALLESVFMSSYPNRDGTLPTPKPGSPGLHSAALQAWSLLVTLCPTSRLTVLLDLHLPKLQACLQSSDVNYRIAVGETIALLVELGRDIDEEFEVEDNEGLSQCLKSLATDSNKHRAKNDRRKQRSIFREVLHYIESEDFTEEKIQFGMESVYIDGWMRRRIYDAFKEILESGVRHHLQFNPLLRDIFGLGPPLILDATVKGNKISRFEKHLFNSAAFKARTKQRNKVRDKRADVM